The following proteins are encoded in a genomic region of Notolabrus celidotus isolate fNotCel1 chromosome 19, fNotCel1.pri, whole genome shotgun sequence:
- the LOC117831171 gene encoding long-chain fatty acid transport protein 6, whose amino-acid sequence MITLVISSLLAGLLALLLYQRQTYPFFWVDLMYYLKLQRYRKSLQARMQQGIITYLDCFLYQARKNPNKPFIIFENQTLTYREVDRRSNRFACAFRTEGSLKQGDIVALLMFNEPDFICAWLGLCKLGCEVAFLNVNIKAQILLHCFRSCGARTLVVGSDLVGLLSEVMPELKKDNMTVWVVDHSSPSEDFKSLLDKVENMSAENLSDLPKVDIMSNFLFIFTSGTTGLSKAARVGHLKAIMSMAFLDMCGATSDDIIYVTLPLYHMSASLLALGGCIHLGATCVLKKKFSASQFWKDCVKHRVSVVQYIGELLRYLINHPSVPEEKAHCVRLAAGSGLRSDVWKEFVKRFGKIKIREGYGLTEASIGFLNYTDEVGAIGRASYFNKLSMPFELLKYDPQTYEAVRTDSGRCIRSKTGEAGILVAPLTVMNQFLGYAGNKVQSEKKLLRDVFNAGDVYFNTGDLLLLDHRHFLFFSDRVGDTFRWKGENVSTTEVSEVLGALDFIQEANVYGVSVTGFEGRAGMAAIVLKPDHELDGTRLYNHLVQTLPAYAWPWFLRKQSALDVTETFKQQKVKLVQEGFNPDVTQDPLFFLSVSRQDYIPLTASLYDDVISGRIKL is encoded by the exons ATGATAACTTTAGTGATCAGCAGCCTGTTGGCAGGACTCCTGGCCCTGCTCCTGTACCAGAGGCAGACCTACCCCTTCTTCTGGGTGGACCTGATGTATTACTTGAAGCTGCAGAGGTACAGAAAGTCCCTGCAGGCTCGTATGCAGCAGGGGATCATCACATACCTCGATTGCTTCCTCTACCAGGCGAGGAAGAACCCGAACAAACCCTTCATCATCTTCGAGAACCAGACCCTGACCTACCGGGAAGTGGACCGGAGGAGTAACCGGTTCGCCTGCGCGTTCCGGACGGAGGGGTCCCTGAAACAAGGAGACATTGTGGCTCTGTTGATGTTCAACGAGCCGGACTTTATCTGTGCATGGCTCGGACTCTGTAAGCTGGGCTGTGAGGTCGCTTTCCTCAACGTCAACATTAAAGCCCAGATCCTGCTGCACTGCTTCAGGAGCTGCGGGGCCAGGACGCTGGTCGTGGGTTCAG ATCTGGTGGGTTTGTTGTCCGAGGTTATGCCGGAGCTGAAGAAGGACAACATGACTGTGTGGGTGGTGGATCACTCTTCACCCTCCGAGGACTTCAAGAGTTTGCTGGATAAGGTGGAAAACATGTCTGCAGAAAACTTAAGTGACCTCCCTAAAGTCGACATCATGTCCAACTTTCTCTTCATTTTTACCTCAGGAACCACAG gtCTCTCTAAGGCGGCCCGTGTAGGTCACCTGAAAGCCATCATGAGCATGGCTTTCTTAGACATGTGTGGAGCCACGTCTGATGACATCATCTACGTCACTCTTCCTCTCTACCACATGTCTGCGTCCCTGTTGGCCCTCGGAGGATGCATACACCTGG GAGCAACGTGTGTGCTAAAGAAGAAATTTTCAGCCAGTCAGTTTTGGAAGGACTGCGTGAAGCACCGAGTGAGCGTGGTTCAGTACATTGGAGAGCTGCTGCGATACCTCATCAACCATCCATCT GTTCCAGAAGAAAAGGCTCACTGCGTCCGTCTGGCGGCAGGAAGCGGGCTCAGGTCGGACGTCTGGAAAGAGTTTGTGAAACGTTTCGGTAAAATAAAGATTAGAGAGGGTTACGGACTGACGGAGGCCAGCATCGGGTTCCTCAACTACACAGACGAGGTCGGAGCCATCGGGAGGGCGAGCTACTTCAACAAG CTCTCGATGCCCTTCGAGCTCCTGAAATACGATCCACAAACATATGAGGCGGTCCGGACGGACTCTGGGAGATGTATCAGATCAAAAACAG GTGAGGCGGGGATCCTGGTGGCTCCTCTCACCGTCATGAACCAGTTTCTGGGCTACGCGGGGAATAAAGTCCAGTCTGAGAAGAAGCTGCTCAGAGATGTCTTTAATGCTGGAGATGTTTATTTCAACACCGgagacctgctgctgctcgaCCACCGACACTTCCTGTTCTTCAGCGACCGCGTCGGAGACACGTTCAG GTGGAAAGGAGAAAACGTCTCCACCACGGAGGTGTCAGAGGTTTTAGGAGCTCTCGATTTCATCCAGGAGGCGAACGTCTACGGAGTCTCTGTTACAG GATTTGAGGGTCGAGCAGGAATGGCCGCCATCGTCTTAAAACCAGACCACGAATTAGACGGGACGAGGCTCTACAACCATTTGGTCCAAACTCTTCCTGCGTACGCCTGGCCGTGGTTCCTCAGGAAACAA